From Candidatus Manganitrophus morganii, the proteins below share one genomic window:
- the panB gene encoding 3-methyl-2-oxobutanoate hydroxymethyltransferase — protein MDKITVPRIREKKENGEKITVLTAYDFPFAKLIDEAGIDILLVGDTVGIVVQGEESTLPVTLDQMIYHTRMVSRAAKRALVVGDMPFLSYQASIEETIRNAGRFLKEGGAAAVKLEGGVRVADRIEVLTRHDIPVMAHIGLTPQSVHRMGGYKVQGRGTSQVKQLLADAKTVESAGAFSLVLEGIPISLAKKITQSIKIPTIGIGAGPHCDGQVLVLHDLLGLFTRFHPKFVRRYADLTSTITEAVRRYKSDVESGKFPTEEEGYE, from the coding sequence ATGGATAAAATCACGGTTCCCCGGATTCGCGAGAAAAAAGAGAACGGGGAGAAGATCACCGTCCTGACGGCCTATGATTTCCCCTTCGCCAAGCTGATCGATGAGGCGGGGATCGACATTCTCTTGGTCGGGGATACGGTCGGGATCGTCGTTCAGGGGGAGGAGAGCACCCTTCCGGTGACGCTGGATCAGATGATTTATCATACCCGAATGGTCTCCCGGGCCGCGAAGCGGGCCTTGGTCGTCGGCGACATGCCGTTTTTATCCTATCAGGCGAGCATTGAGGAGACGATCCGGAATGCCGGACGGTTCCTGAAGGAAGGGGGCGCCGCGGCGGTGAAGCTGGAGGGAGGCGTGCGGGTCGCCGATCGGATTGAAGTGCTGACGCGCCACGATATTCCGGTCATGGCGCACATCGGATTGACTCCGCAATCAGTTCATCGGATGGGGGGATACAAGGTTCAAGGACGAGGGACCTCTCAGGTCAAGCAGCTCCTCGCAGACGCCAAGACGGTCGAGTCGGCGGGGGCTTTCTCGTTAGTGTTGGAGGGGATTCCGATTTCCCTGGCGAAGAAAATCACTCAATCGATTAAAATCCCGACGATCGGGATCGGCGCGGGTCCTCACTGCGACGGCCAGGTCCTTGTTCTGCACGATCTCCTCGGCCTCTTCACCCGCTTCCATCCCAAGTTCGTCCGCCGCTACGCCGACCTCACCTCGACGATTACCGAGGCGGTCCGTCGCTACAAATCGGATGTGGAGTCGGGCAAATTTCCCACGGAAGAAGAGGGATACGAGTAG
- a CDS encoding methylenetetrahydrofolate reductase, with protein sequence MKTLREALESGEFILTAECLPPKGTDIGGFCNHAQRLLGKVHAVNVNDNPAATLHASPLALSKILLDMGHDPICQITGRDRNRLAIQSDLLGLHILDIRNVLCLTGDDLSMGNQKEGKAVFDLESVEILQVVRSLNEGKEMTGKPIQGGTSLLPGAAVSPEAEPLEPALMQFGKKIEAGARFFQTQAIFQPDRFERFMAQARKSNVNILAGVLLLRSLKMARYVTEHLGIRVPERFVQKLERAGKEGELEAGIEIALGLIEAIRRKCDGIHLMAIGAEEQIPVILERAGLLPKGPGLKKAAGGANG encoded by the coding sequence ATGAAGACACTCAGAGAAGCGCTGGAATCGGGAGAGTTTATTTTAACGGCGGAGTGTTTGCCGCCAAAGGGAACCGATATTGGCGGGTTCTGCAATCACGCGCAGCGGCTCTTGGGAAAGGTCCATGCGGTCAACGTAAACGATAATCCGGCGGCGACCCTGCACGCCAGCCCGCTGGCGCTCAGCAAGATCCTCCTCGATATGGGGCACGATCCGATCTGCCAGATCACCGGCCGCGATCGGAATCGGCTTGCCATCCAGTCCGATCTCCTCGGTTTACATATTCTCGATATTCGAAATGTCCTCTGCCTGACGGGGGACGATCTCTCCATGGGGAATCAAAAAGAGGGGAAGGCGGTTTTTGATCTCGAATCGGTGGAGATTCTCCAGGTGGTCCGCAGCCTCAACGAAGGAAAGGAGATGACCGGGAAACCGATCCAGGGGGGGACTTCTCTCCTTCCGGGGGCGGCGGTCTCGCCGGAAGCGGAACCGCTGGAGCCGGCGTTGATGCAGTTCGGAAAAAAGATCGAGGCCGGCGCCCGATTTTTTCAAACGCAAGCGATCTTTCAGCCTGACCGTTTCGAACGATTCATGGCGCAGGCCCGGAAGTCGAACGTCAACATTCTCGCCGGTGTTCTCCTCCTCCGCTCTCTCAAAATGGCTCGTTATGTGACGGAGCATCTCGGGATCCGCGTGCCGGAGCGCTTTGTCCAAAAGCTGGAGCGGGCCGGAAAAGAGGGAGAACTGGAGGCAGGGATCGAAATTGCGCTCGGGCTGATCGAGGCGATCCGAAGGAAATGCGACGGGATTCATCTGATGGCGATTGGCGCCGAGGAGCAGATCCCGGTGATCTTGGAACGGGCGGGGCTTTTGCCCAAAGGTCCCGGGTTAAAAAAGGCCGCCGGAGGAGCGAATGGATAA
- the folD gene encoding bifunctional methylenetetrahydrofolate dehydrogenase/methenyltetrahydrofolate cyclohydrolase FolD, which translates to MPAKRIDGKAIAQEVRARVKTEVEKLGPSDRPGLAAVLVGENPASKIYVRNKRKACEEVGIYSEEHHLPEETTEAEVLSLVERLNQDPKIHGILVQLPLPKQINERKVLDTVIPEKDVDGFHYINVGKLVANEKGFVPCTPLGIIELLLASKVEIAGANAVIVGRSNIVGKPAALLLLHHHATVTICHSRTKNLPEVCRQADILIAAIGKPQFVKKEMVKEGAVVIDVGINRLPDGRIVGDVDFDPVQERAGAITPVPGGVGPMTIAMLLLNTLQSAKWKKEKA; encoded by the coding sequence GTGCCGGCGAAACGAATTGACGGAAAGGCGATTGCGCAGGAAGTCCGCGCCCGGGTGAAGACCGAGGTCGAAAAACTCGGTCCGAGCGATCGGCCCGGATTGGCGGCGGTCCTGGTGGGAGAGAATCCCGCTTCGAAAATTTACGTTCGAAACAAACGAAAGGCCTGTGAAGAGGTCGGGATTTATTCGGAAGAGCATCACCTTCCCGAGGAGACCACGGAGGCCGAGGTGCTCTCTCTGGTCGAGCGCCTCAATCAGGACCCGAAAATTCACGGCATCTTGGTTCAGCTTCCCCTGCCGAAGCAGATCAACGAGCGCAAGGTGCTCGATACGGTGATTCCGGAGAAAGATGTCGACGGGTTCCATTATATCAATGTCGGGAAATTGGTGGCCAACGAGAAGGGGTTCGTCCCCTGCACGCCGCTCGGCATCATCGAGCTTCTCCTTGCTTCTAAAGTCGAGATCGCCGGAGCGAATGCGGTCATCGTCGGACGAAGCAATATCGTCGGAAAACCGGCGGCGCTGCTCCTGCTTCATCACCATGCGACGGTGACGATCTGCCATTCGAGGACAAAAAACTTACCCGAGGTCTGCCGCCAGGCCGATATCCTGATCGCGGCGATCGGCAAGCCGCAATTTGTAAAAAAGGAAATGGTGAAAGAGGGCGCGGTGGTGATTGATGTCGGGATCAATCGCCTTCCGGACGGCCGGATCGTCGGCGATGTCGATTTTGATCCGGTCCAGGAGCGGGCCGGGGCGATCACGCCGGTGCCGGGCGGGGTCGGTCCGATGACGATCGCCATGCTTCTTTTAAATACCCTTCAGTCTGCGAAGTGGAAGAAGGAAAAAGCCTGA
- a CDS encoding 5-formyltetrahydrofolate cyclo-ligase — MGHFTDKKEIRAGFLLRRKALSSEECRLKSGEIAKRFLASSEFNAAQTIHFYLAMAAEVQTDEMIREALHMKKRVVVPLVQPETKSLALSELIELHPSKLQPGPYGISEPRLEYRKKVDPKEVELWVVPGVAFDETGNRLGFGGGYYDRLLSSARGRKVGVAFEFQVLNRLPIEETDHPVDLIMTEKRTIYIQGDESAGETN, encoded by the coding sequence GTGGGCCATTTCACGGATAAAAAGGAGATTCGGGCCGGTTTTCTTCTCCGGAGAAAGGCGCTCTCCTCCGAGGAATGTCGGCTTAAAAGCGGGGAGATCGCAAAGCGATTTTTAGCTTCCTCTGAATTCAACGCGGCGCAGACGATCCATTTCTATTTGGCCATGGCTGCGGAGGTTCAGACCGACGAGATGATCCGGGAGGCGCTCCATATGAAGAAGCGGGTTGTGGTCCCTCTCGTTCAACCGGAGACAAAGTCGTTGGCCCTTTCGGAGCTGATCGAACTTCATCCCTCCAAGTTGCAGCCCGGTCCCTATGGCATTTCCGAACCGCGGCTCGAATACCGGAAAAAGGTCGATCCGAAGGAGGTCGAACTGTGGGTCGTTCCGGGAGTGGCTTTTGATGAGACGGGGAATCGGCTGGGGTTTGGGGGGGGGTATTATGATCGGCTTCTTTCTTCGGCAAGGGGGAGGAAAGTCGGGGTGGCGTTTGAGTTTCAGGTGCTCAATCGGCTTCCAATTGAAGAGACCGATCATCCGGTTGATCTGATCATGACAGAAAAAAGAACGATATACATTCAGGGAGACGAAAGTGCCGGCGAAACGAATTGA
- a CDS encoding HD-GYP domain-containing protein, with translation MMNFIPSQRPGESRELSSVDRDLERYLREEFGYSGTQLAYVLRDLKILLKREKLKTRELETAYQQMLRYAEDLRKSYLHERQQREQLIQSQRATAITLAKAIEKRDRYTGGHTDRVTEYAKLTAKLLDWPEERLAVLELAGHLHDVGKIGVPDAVLNKPGKLTVEEFEMMKAHPEIGEQIIRGIDFLEALVPYVLYHHERYDGKGYPKGLSGEAIPIEGRLLAVSDTFDAMTSSRPYRKQLDPERAIEEIKRCSGTQFDPNIVVVFLEIWRAGLLDPILLGTSPHPPNPAS, from the coding sequence ATGATGAACTTCATCCCCAGTCAAAGACCAGGCGAATCGAGGGAGCTTTCTTCCGTCGATCGAGATCTGGAGCGATACCTTCGGGAAGAATTCGGTTATTCCGGAACGCAGCTCGCCTATGTTCTCCGAGATCTGAAGATTCTTCTTAAGAGAGAAAAACTCAAGACGCGAGAGTTGGAGACGGCGTACCAACAGATGTTGCGGTATGCTGAAGATCTTCGGAAGAGCTATCTGCATGAACGCCAGCAAAGGGAACAGCTCATTCAGAGCCAAAGAGCGACCGCCATCACGCTCGCCAAGGCGATCGAGAAGCGTGACCGCTATACCGGCGGGCATACCGACCGGGTGACCGAATATGCGAAGCTCACGGCAAAGCTACTCGATTGGCCGGAGGAACGATTGGCGGTGCTGGAGCTGGCCGGGCATCTCCATGACGTCGGGAAGATCGGCGTCCCTGATGCCGTTCTCAATAAGCCCGGAAAGCTCACGGTCGAGGAGTTTGAGATGATGAAGGCCCATCCGGAGATCGGCGAGCAAATTATCCGCGGGATCGATTTTCTGGAAGCGCTGGTTCCGTATGTCCTCTATCATCACGAGCGGTATGATGGAAAGGGATATCCGAAGGGGCTCTCCGGCGAGGCGATTCCGATCGAAGGAAGACTGTTGGCCGTCTCCGATACCTTTGATGCGATGACGAGCAGCCGTCCCTACCGTAAGCAGCTCGATCCCGAGCGCGCCATTGAGGAGATCAAACGTTGCTCGGGGACTCAGTTCGATCCGAACATCGTCGTCGTTTTCTTGGAAATTTGGAGGGCCGGCTTACTCGACCCGATCCTTCTCGGAACCTCCCCCCATCCTCCCAATCCCGCTTCTTAA
- a CDS encoding response regulator — protein MKKILIADDEVPIRLLIHSTLESEEYHIIESENGPDTVAKCLEERPDLLILDLMMPGISGEEVCKKVRSDLRTKAIPIIILTGRGKLSENEAKSFDANVYLTKPFSPLELLDCVSKILTRKK, from the coding sequence ATGAAGAAGATCTTAATCGCCGACGATGAAGTCCCGATCCGCCTCCTCATTCACAGCACTCTGGAAAGCGAGGAATACCACATCATTGAATCCGAGAACGGTCCCGACACAGTCGCAAAGTGCCTAGAGGAAAGACCGGATCTTCTGATCCTCGATTTAATGATGCCGGGGATCAGCGGAGAAGAGGTTTGCAAAAAGGTTCGGTCGGATCTCCGGACCAAGGCGATCCCCATCATTATCTTGACCGGTAGGGGGAAGCTTTCGGAGAACGAAGCAAAGAGCTTCGATGCAAATGTCTACCTCACCAAACCCTTCAGTCCTCTCGAACTCCTCGACTGCGTCAGCAAGATCTTAACCCGAAAAAAATGA
- the lexA gene encoding transcriptional repressor LexA — translation MITMRIAQEVYTCRLPGEGMAGTALTKRQQAIYQYLQRFLDEHGFPPTLREIARHFRLAGPMGVKRHLDTLVRKGVIQRLPGQPRAIRIKTPPLRQGRLLPILGEVHAGLPLLSEENMEGELLLDSMIAARESAFVLRVKGESMIDAHIVDGDYVVVQKEQTVGNGEMAVVLVDGEATLKYFTKRKKEIILSPAHPEMKPIIVRQDQSVQVLGRVVAVLRMVDAGSKGKKNR, via the coding sequence ATGATTACGATGAGGATCGCGCAGGAGGTCTACACCTGTAGACTTCCGGGGGAAGGAATGGCGGGAACCGCTCTTACAAAACGACAGCAAGCGATCTATCAGTATCTACAACGCTTCCTGGATGAACACGGGTTTCCGCCGACCCTCCGTGAAATCGCGCGGCATTTCAGGCTGGCCGGACCGATGGGGGTAAAGAGACATCTCGATACCCTCGTCCGTAAAGGGGTCATTCAACGTCTCCCCGGACAACCGCGAGCGATCCGCATTAAAACCCCTCCCCTTCGGCAGGGCCGCCTTCTTCCGATTCTCGGCGAAGTCCATGCCGGGCTTCCCCTTCTCTCCGAAGAAAACATGGAGGGAGAGCTCTTGCTCGATTCGATGATCGCCGCCCGGGAATCGGCCTTCGTCCTTCGGGTGAAGGGGGAGAGCATGATCGACGCCCACATCGTCGACGGAGATTACGTGGTGGTGCAAAAAGAGCAAACCGTGGGAAATGGGGAGATGGCGGTGGTGCTTGTCGACGGAGAGGCGACGCTCAAGTATTTTACGAAGAGAAAGAAAGAAATCATTTTATCTCCCGCCCATCCCGAGATGAAACCGATCATTGTTCGACAGGATCAATCGGTTCAGGTTTTGGGAAGAGTGGTCGCCGTATTAAGGATGGTGGATGCAGGCAGTAAAGGAAAAAAGAACAGGTAA
- a CDS encoding MaoC family dehydratase N-terminal domain-containing protein, whose amino-acid sequence MTRRFFDDFEVGERFTTEARTITENDIVQFADLSGDHHRLHLDEAYAKKTPFGGRIAHGLLGLSIASGLWVRLGLLEESVIAFLGLAWKFTAPVRIGDAVHTDVIVKEKRASRQPDRGILTLEAAVLNQRNETVQEGSWTLLVKRRR is encoded by the coding sequence ATGACCCGCCGGTTCTTCGATGATTTTGAAGTGGGGGAGAGGTTTACCACCGAGGCGCGAACAATCACCGAGAACGATATTGTTCAGTTCGCCGATCTCTCGGGAGATCACCACCGGCTCCACCTCGACGAAGCCTATGCGAAGAAGACCCCCTTCGGCGGGCGGATTGCGCATGGGTTGCTGGGGCTTTCGATCGCATCGGGTCTCTGGGTACGGCTCGGTCTTTTGGAAGAGAGCGTCATCGCCTTTCTTGGTTTGGCGTGGAAGTTCACCGCGCCGGTCCGGATCGGTGACGCCGTGCATACCGATGTCATCGTGAAGGAGAAGAGAGCGAGCCGGCAGCCCGATCGGGGCATCCTGACCCTGGAGGCGGCGGTTCTCAATCAACGGAATGAAACGGTGCAAGAGGGGAGCTGGACGCTGCTGGTAAAGAGAAGGAGATAG
- a CDS encoding long-chain fatty acid--CoA ligase → MMAIPDPLRSIPALLRRQAERFPNKVFLFFKEQEVTYRQLDERTERIAENLARFKIRPGEKVALFLPNMPEFLFAFFGTLKLGAVAVPINTQLKGEEAAYILQNSESRVLITTPTLYSVIAPKRSGLPMLEQIFLIGERAGEGRVFSSLYVAGGSPLQIDLRPNDPAALIYTSGTTGSPKGAILTHRNYLSNVAQFVRPTQMTEQDRLLCILPLFHVNGQVVTTLGPLFVGGSMVLMERFSPKDFFIYLERFRATAFSGVPTIYAILLHAEETKAHDLSSLRFCICGAAPMPVELFEKFEEKFHAFILEGYGLSEGTCVSSVNPLGGLRKIGSVGLPLPDQEMTVMNDRDEEAPVGEVGEIVVRGENVMAGYFKNPAATEEALRGGRLHTGDLGYRDEEGFFFIVGRKKEMIIRGGENIYPKEIEERLYRHPDVLEAAVVGLPDPVWGEEVAAFIIPKPDASSTAETIIAYCREHLARFKCPKEVIFMDAFPKTATGKIQKGKLRETYLQREEK, encoded by the coding sequence ATGATGGCCATTCCCGATCCGCTTCGCTCCATCCCCGCCCTTCTCCGCCGGCAGGCGGAGCGCTTTCCCAATAAAGTCTTTCTTTTCTTCAAAGAGCAGGAGGTTACTTACCGCCAGCTCGATGAGCGGACCGAGCGGATCGCCGAAAATCTCGCCCGGTTCAAAATCCGGCCGGGGGAGAAGGTCGCCCTCTTCCTTCCAAACATGCCGGAATTTCTCTTCGCCTTTTTCGGGACGTTGAAGCTCGGGGCGGTGGCGGTGCCGATCAACACGCAATTGAAGGGTGAAGAGGCGGCCTATATTCTTCAGAACTCCGAAAGCCGCGTCTTGATCACCACCCCCACGCTTTATTCCGTCATCGCGCCGAAGCGGTCCGGGTTGCCGATGTTGGAGCAGATTTTTCTGATCGGTGAGCGGGCAGGCGAGGGAAGAGTCTTCTCCTCTCTTTATGTGGCCGGCGGCTCGCCGTTGCAGATCGATCTCCGACCGAACGATCCGGCGGCGCTGATCTACACCTCCGGGACGACCGGATCGCCAAAGGGGGCGATCCTGACCCATCGGAATTATCTCTCTAACGTGGCGCAGTTCGTTCGGCCGACGCAGATGACCGAACAGGACCGCCTCCTCTGCATCCTCCCCCTCTTCCATGTCAACGGCCAGGTCGTGACGACGTTGGGTCCTCTTTTCGTCGGGGGGAGCATGGTCCTGATGGAAAGATTCTCGCCGAAAGATTTCTTCATTTACCTGGAGCGATTTCGCGCAACCGCCTTCTCCGGTGTCCCGACGATCTACGCGATTCTCCTCCACGCCGAGGAGACGAAAGCGCATGACCTCTCATCGCTTCGTTTCTGTATCTGCGGGGCGGCGCCGATGCCGGTGGAGCTCTTTGAAAAGTTCGAGGAGAAATTCCATGCGTTCATTCTGGAAGGGTATGGACTGTCGGAAGGAACCTGCGTCTCCTCGGTCAATCCCTTGGGGGGCCTGCGAAAGATCGGCTCGGTCGGCCTTCCCCTTCCGGACCAGGAGATGACGGTCATGAATGACCGTGACGAGGAGGCGCCGGTGGGGGAGGTCGGCGAGATTGTTGTCCGAGGCGAGAATGTCATGGCAGGTTATTTCAAGAATCCGGCGGCGACCGAAGAAGCGCTGCGCGGCGGCCGGCTTCACACCGGCGATCTCGGCTATCGCGACGAGGAGGGATTTTTCTTCATCGTCGGCCGGAAGAAAGAGATGATCATCCGGGGAGGGGAGAATATCTATCCGAAAGAGATCGAGGAGCGGCTTTATCGGCACCCCGATGTCCTGGAGGCGGCGGTGGTCGGGCTGCCCGATCCGGTGTGGGGAGAAGAGGTGGCCGCCTTCATCATCCCGAAACCGGATGCCTCATCAACCGCCGAAACGATCATCGCTTATTGCCGAGAACACCTGGCCCGATTTAAATGTCCCAAGGAGGTGATCTTCATGGACGCTTTTCCAAAGACGGCAACCGGAAAGATCCAGAAGGGGAAACTGAGAGAAACCTATCTCCAACGGGAAGAAAAATGA
- a CDS encoding PilZ domain-containing protein yields MPNFFIGMEGPDAPSLDQRKQPRIAFSGKGSVVFGPRPIEITISNISLSGLLFHTKERFDLGKLLTLRILGEEEGKPFEEKAAGRVMAAHRGDGSHSYGLQFLALLTAEKQPCLFAKIQRVLQNKS; encoded by the coding sequence ATGCCCAATTTTTTTATCGGAATGGAAGGGCCGGACGCCCCTTCTCTGGATCAACGAAAGCAGCCCCGCATCGCCTTCTCCGGGAAGGGAAGCGTCGTTTTCGGGCCGCGGCCGATCGAGATCACAATCAGCAACATCAGCCTCTCCGGTCTTCTCTTTCATACGAAGGAGCGGTTTGATCTCGGGAAACTGCTCACCCTTCGGATCCTCGGAGAGGAAGAAGGAAAACCGTTTGAAGAGAAGGCGGCCGGAAGAGTCATGGCGGCGCATCGGGGCGACGGCAGCCATTCCTACGGATTGCAGTTTCTCGCTCTCCTGACCGCCGAAAAACAACCCTGCCTCTTTGCAAAGATCCAACGGGTTCTTCAGAATAAATCGTGA
- a CDS encoding PilZ domain-containing protein, protein MDSFILALENRDDKRKHPRLPVVSKATLLSELPFVKVMITNMSLSGLLFHSRKWLDFGKTVALQIEGRFRKEAFREVVTGKIVAVNRGGVGYSYGVQFDEVLTLENQPSLYRYLQASKRSAVRE, encoded by the coding sequence ATGGATAGTTTTATTTTGGCCCTTGAGAATCGAGACGATAAACGGAAACATCCCCGGCTTCCGGTGGTCAGCAAAGCGACGCTCCTTTCAGAGCTTCCCTTCGTCAAGGTGATGATTACCAACATGAGCCTTTCCGGTCTTCTTTTTCATTCCCGTAAGTGGTTGGATTTCGGAAAGACGGTCGCGCTTCAAATCGAGGGACGGTTCCGAAAAGAGGCCTTCCGAGAAGTGGTGACAGGAAAAATCGTAGCGGTGAATCGGGGGGGCGTCGGCTACTCTTACGGCGTACAATTCGACGAGGTCCTCACCTTGGAGAACCAGCCCTCACTCTACCGCTATCTTCAAGCCAGCAAACGCTCCGCAGTCAGAGAGTGA